One segment of Desulfosudis oleivorans Hxd3 DNA contains the following:
- a CDS encoding D-alanine--D-alanine ligase family protein, translated as MKLAFLYNVRHQYPDPDRPETQVEADFDDPETIAAMTAHLRECGFDVIPIEADPDAYIKLYENRDSIDLVFNYSIGIYGQARYAQVPAMLEMLRLPYTGSGPLTQALILDKARMQQVLSACNVPVLCSQVFETGDEPLQSGLAFPLIVKPVAQGSSAGITSDSVVRDEAALYRQVGRVMATFGEPALVQPFLDGREFSIPMMGNPPEIFPIIEPDFSRLPEGYARIDSLEVKWIFEEQAESHHLICPAPVAPGLQERLEQTVRAAWKALGICDWCRIDLRCDMAGTPYVIDVNSPPGMIPPEGSMTSYFPMSARAAGIDYQGLLKRLIETAMDRLSAR; from the coding sequence ATGAAATTAGCCTTCCTTTACAATGTCCGTCACCAGTACCCCGATCCTGACCGACCGGAAACCCAGGTCGAGGCCGATTTTGATGATCCGGAAACCATTGCGGCCATGACGGCTCACCTGCGCGAATGCGGGTTTGACGTCATTCCCATTGAAGCCGATCCGGATGCGTATATCAAACTCTATGAAAACCGTGACAGTATCGACCTGGTTTTTAACTACTCAATCGGTATTTACGGCCAGGCCCGGTATGCCCAGGTGCCGGCCATGCTGGAGATGCTTCGGCTTCCCTACACCGGCTCCGGTCCCCTGACCCAGGCCCTGATCCTGGACAAGGCCCGCATGCAGCAGGTGCTGTCGGCCTGCAACGTGCCGGTGCTTTGCTCCCAGGTGTTTGAAACCGGCGACGAACCGCTGCAAAGCGGGCTGGCCTTTCCCCTGATCGTCAAGCCCGTGGCCCAGGGCTCGTCGGCCGGCATCACATCCGACAGCGTGGTGCGGGACGAGGCGGCTCTTTACCGACAGGTGGGCCGGGTGATGGCCACCTTTGGCGAGCCGGCCCTGGTTCAGCCTTTTTTAGACGGCCGGGAGTTTTCTATTCCCATGATGGGAAATCCTCCTGAGATATTCCCGATCATCGAACCGGATTTTTCCCGCCTGCCCGAAGGCTATGCCCGCATTGATTCTCTTGAGGTCAAGTGGATATTTGAGGAGCAGGCCGAGTCCCACCACCTGATCTGCCCGGCGCCTGTGGCACCGGGCTTACAAGAGCGGCTGGAGCAGACCGTGCGGGCCGCGTGGAAAGCCCTGGGCATTTGCGACTGGTGCCGTATCGACCTGCGGTGCGACATGGCGGGCACTCCCTATGTCATTGATGTCAACTCGCCGCCGGGCATGATTCCGCCGGAAGGCTCCATGACCTCCTATTTTCCCATGTCGGCCCGGGCCGCGGGCATCGACTACCAGGGCCTGCTCAAAAGGCTTATTGAGACTGCCATGGACCGGCTGAGCGCAAGATAA